The Paenibacillus amylolyticus genome contains the following window.
CCTCTTATATTGAATGTTTACTTCCAATCTCTCTTTCGAAGATAGGATTCAAATACGAAGGTTCCAAATGGCAGAAGACCAGCCACTCCACCCATCAGCCAGCGCGTAATCTTCCACTTTTTGACCACAGCCAGATGCACTAGCGCAATAAGGTACAAAGGAAATAAAATACCATGAATCATGCCCATAACGGCTACAGCAGAAGAAATATCTGCAAAATATTTCAGAGGCATAGCAATAAAAATCAACAGAAGTAAGGATACGCCCTCCCATATGCCCGCGATTCTGAATCGGCCTGTTACTGTCTTCATAACGTTCATTCTCACTTTTCCCGCCAATCGTTTGTGAAATATGTAACTTGTAACATGATACGAGTACGTCACGCCATATCTTGGTACAGCGATGTCGTGCTGAGGCTCATCTTCAGTATAACGTATGAGTTTGACTCGAAAATGCTTCAAATTTGAATAATTATTGAATCCATAAAAAGCGAATCCCCACTTCAAATTTTATGGATTCAAGTCGTCTCACGCTCAATTAGCTGGTATGTCAGCTGCTCTGTCTTTAACGCCGTTTTACCCAATACAGCCCACAATTGATGGAATGCCTGGGTCGCCTGCTCCGCGATTGGATTATGTATAGTTGTAATTCCAAGAACACGGGAAAGCTCGATATCATCAAACCCCACAATGGCAAGTTGCTCCGGCACCTGTATATTCCGTCTGCGCGCTTCACTCAGAATGCCAATCGCCGCATAGTCATTCGCACATAATACGGCCTGTGGAAGTTCTGACTCCTCTGCCATTCTACGCATCGCCTCTTCACCATCAGAGGAGCTAAATACGGAATATTGATATCCTTCAATCCACACAGGTAACCCTCTACTCTTCATAAAAGTTTCATAAGCTTCACGGCGGCTCTGGGTATTCAGACTTTCAGCCCTGCCAAATGCATTGGCAATTCGGGTGTATCCTCTGGATACCAGATGCTCCAGAGCCAACTTATACCCTTCTGCCTGATCCATCGCGACAGATGGAATTTCGTCGCTTCCCATTCGTTGCCAGGAGACAATCGGCCCATATTCACAATATGCCTTCAGTTTGCGAGGGTCGTTAACACAAGCAATAATCACCAGCCCATCCACTCGTTTACTGCGCAGATCTTCAAATGCCTGCAACTCAATCTCGGGATCGCCACGGGATGTATAGATAATCGTCTGAAACCCAAAATCCATGGCTGTATCAATAAATTGATTCATGAATGTAAGAATGATCTCACCGGTGGTAGAGGTCACAATTCCAATCTGCTTTGTTTGCCCGGTAGATAACGATACCGCATTTCGATTGGGAATATAATTCAACTGTTTCATAATATCCGTTATGATCTGTCTTGCTTCATCACTAACATGCGGAGAATGATTAATCACGCGTGACACAGTTGCTTTTGAGTAACCGGACCGCTTCATAATCTCATCAAACTTGGACATCGGAGACCCCTTTCTTGCTAACGAACGATATAAGTTCACTAAGATTATTTACACTGGCACTTCGATGACAGAACAACCTTCCGATCGCCGTTATCCCCAGATTTTTCGATTCCCTTTTCTAAATGTGAAAATCAGGGGATAAAGGCGACCGCTTCGCTTCTTCTGGTTATTTCTGTCCTCTCCGTTTTCGTGTAAATTTTAGTTGAACGTATATAGAATAATAGTATGCCTCAAATCTGGGTCAAAAGTAAAACTTGACGTGTAACCCGTTACAACGTTTAAGCTTTTTTATGTCATACATGAATCATCTTCAATATAAATTAGTTGAATGGAGCGATACACATGAGCAACTCTCAAAATCAAACCTATCCATTCCCGGAAAATTTCCTGTGGGGTGGCGCAATAGCAGCCAATCAGGCTGAAGGTGCATACAATCAAGGCGGCAAAGGATTATCCACGCAGGATGTAGCTCCCAAAGGTATCATGGGGCCAATTACGGAAGAGCCCACCGAAGATAACATGAAACTGATCGGTATCGATCTGTATCACCGCTACAAGGAAGATGTGAAACTGTTTGCAGAGATGGGCTTTAAAGTGTTCCGCACGTCCATCGCCTGGTCCCGAATTTTCCCGAAAGGTGACGAATTGGAACCGAATGAAGAAGGTCTGCAATTCTATGATGATCTGTTTGATGAGTGTCACAAATACGGAATCGAACCACTTGTTACACTGTCCCACTATGAGACACCACTTCACCTGTCCAAAGAATACGATGGCTGGGTGAACCGAAAAATGGTCGGATTCTATGAGCGTTATGTAACTGCCGTATTTAATCGGTACAAAAACAAAGTAAAATACTGGCTTACCTTTAACGAAATCAATTCGATCCTCGAAGCACCCTTCATGAGCGGTGGCATCTATACGCCGAAGGAGAAGCTTAGCAAGCAGGATCTGTATCAGGCGATCCATCATGAGTTTGTAGCTAGTGCTTCTGCTGTGAAACTCTGTCATGAGATTATTCCTACGGCACAGATTGGTTGTATGATGCTCAGTATGCCTACGTATCCGCTGACACCGAATCCAGACGATATGATTAAAGTCATGGAATTCGAGCATAGCAACTATTTCTTCGGTGATGTACACGTAAGAGGCCGCTATCCTGGATATATGAAACGTTACTTCCGGGAACATGGGATTGAGATTCAGATGGAAGCTGGCGACGAGGACATGCTTCTGAATACAGTGGACTTCATCTCTTTCAGTTATTACATGAGCATCTGCCAGACAGCAGACCCGGAGAAACAAATTGCAGGTGAAGGTAACCTGCTCGGCGGCGTACCTAACCCTTATCTGCCTGCAAGTGAATGGGGATGGCAGATCGACCCGCAAGGCTTGCGTTATGTTCTCAACATGTTCTATGACCGTTACCAGAAACCACTATTTATTGTTGAGAATGGCCTCGGAGCTGTGGACGAGTTGATCACGGGTGCAGACGGCGAGAAAACCGTTGAAGATGACTACCGTATCCAATATCTGAATGATCATCTGGTTCAGGTTGGCGAAGCCCTTGAAGATGGCGTTGAAATTATGGGTTATACCTCATGGGGCTGTATTGATGTGGTTAGTGCGTCTTCTGCCCAGTTGAAAAAACGGTATGGCTATATCTATGTTGATCGTCATGACGATGGCTCAGGAACACTCGAACGTTACCGTAAGAAATCCTTCCATTGGTACAAAGAAGTCATCAGCAGTAATGGAAAAAGATTGCAGCGTTAAGATTTTTTAGCCAATATACATGTAACAGATACATTCGTCTATCCCCCAGCAAATCACATGAAAACGTGTCGATTATACGATACCTTGGCATGTGTTCTGTGTGGGGGATTTTATTTACAACACCCGATGATAAACATCGGGCTTTGTCATTGGCTAAAATGCTATTCCTCACTATATCTTCTTTACATTACTACATCCCTGCTGTACTTGGTTTTATCTTCTTCTGTTATCTTGCGAATGACCCTGCACGGGTTACCCGCAGCAATCACACCAGAAGGTATACTTTTGGTTACTACACTCCCTGCTCCGATGATCGTATTATCTCCAATCGTCACACCGGCAAGAACGGTCACACCGCCACCGATCCACACATTATTCCCCACCGTGATCGGTCCAACAATCTCTAGACCTTCATTGCGCTGCTCAACATCAAAAGGGTGGCCCGCAGTGTAAAAGCCGCAATTGGGAGCAATAAAAACGTTATCTCCAAAACTAATTTTGCCGCCATCCAGCATGACAATATTATGATTGCTATAGAAGTTCTCACCAATTTCAATGTTATAACCATAATCACATACAAATGGCTGTTCCATCAGGAAACGATCACCCGTTTTCCCGAGCAGTTTCCTAATTAACGCTTCTCGTTCATTGATCTTGCCTGGATGGAGCTGGTTATAGTCGTAACAAAGTCCTTTGGCATACAATCGCTCTTCAATTAACTCTTGATCATAATTGGCATTATATAAAAGCCCTAATTGCGATCTCTCTTTTTCAGTCATCATTGTCCAGCACTTCCCATCTTCGATCTATAAATGAATTAAAGCTCGATCTCTCTAATGATTCTAGCAGGATTGCCGCCCACGATCATATGATCCGGTACATCCTTCGTAACCACAGACCCAGAAGCAATAACGACGTTATCCCCTATCGTAACCCCTGGATTAATAACGGCTCTACCACCGATCCACACATTATTTCCTATCGTGACTGGCTTGCCGTACTCTGCACCCGTATTACGTTCACGCGGATGGAGTGGATGAGTAGCCGTATAGATATGTACATCTGGCCCCATTAAGCAATAGTCTCCAATACGAACTTCACACACATCTAATATCGTACAGTTAAAATTGGCATAAAAATGGTTGCCTACATGAATGTTATATCCATAATCCACATGGAGATTAGGTTCCATACTCAAGTGTTCCCCAGTAGAACCCAACAATTCCTTTAATAGTTTGATGCGAAGCTCACCGTCTGTTTCGGTGGTTTGATTGAATGTCCGCGTCATTTTCCTTGCGTATTCTCTGTCTTGAGACAATTCCAGATCCGAAGCCATATACAACTCGCCATCCAGCATTTTTTGTTTTTCGGTCTTTGTGGTCATGATCACCGCTCCCTTGATACACATCATATATTCCGACATTAGATAATACTTTTTAAAACTCTTTTAATTATATAGATTACGATAAATAAAGCAAGTCCTGCTCTTGATAAAAATAGTTTATACTACTCTCGCGAACTCTCATAAATAACAAAAAAACCTCTACATCCAATTAAATATTGGAATGCAGAGGTTCAAGCTATTTGTCTAATGTCTTTATTCTAAGCAACCGCCTGAACGCTTTTTTCCTTCACACTAATGGCGTAAATGGCAGAAACCAAACCAAGCAAAATCAGTACAGAACCAACCCATCCGGTGTTCAGAATTGATGAATGATCAATCACCAACCCACCGATATAGGTACCCAGTGCAATACCCGCATGGGCTATACCGGAATTCGTGCTAATCAGCGTTTCGGCTGTTTCCGGCGAAGTTTTGATAATGAGACTATTTTGTACAGGCGTTACGGTCCAACTAAGTGCACTCCATATGCTTAACAACAGCAAGAAGGCAATCAAAGGTAATCCTACGCTGAACGGAATGACAGCCATACTCACAATAAAGGGAATGAGCACAATCACAATGGCTTTAGCGGGGTGCAAACGGTCGGATAACATGCCCCCGATGCCTCCCCCTGCAACAGCAGCGATCCCGAACATCATGTAGATAAAGGTAACCATCGTCGCGCTGGCTCCCAGTGTCTCTTGCAGAAATGGTGTGAAATACGCATACAACGTCAGGTGACCCGCCAGAACAAGCAAAGTTGTAGCATGGATCGCCAACATTTTGGGATTCCACAGCGCCGTAAGCTGTTTCTTCAGGGATACTGCCGGAATTGGCTGCACACGATCCATAGCAATCCAGATGGCGACCATCACCACTGCAGTCAGAATAGCAATCAGCATAAACACCTCTCGCCAGCCTGCCAAATTGCCTACAAAGATACCCAGTGGTACACCCAGAATAAGAGATGCACTGCCTCCCATGGTAATGGTCCCCACGGCTCGCCCTTTATATTGCGGTTCCACAATGCGTGCTGCAAGGGTCAGGGAGAGCACAAAAATAAGTGAGCCCGTCGCGGCTCCGAGCGCTCTACCCGCCATCAGCATATAAAAGCTGGTACTGAATGCAGAGATCAGATTACTGATCAGAAAAACAAAGAGCGTACACATATATACCTTTTTGCGTTCGTATCTGGCTGTCATATTTAACAAAATGGGCGCAGACAACGCATAGACAAGTGAGAAAATGGAAATTAAATACCCGGCCTTCGCCAGGGATAAATGAAGATCTGTAGCAATCAGGTCCAGAATGCCGCCCAAGATCAGTTCAACGGTTCCGACCACAAATGCTGCGATGGCAAGCACATATACTTTTTTATTCATTGTGAATCCTCCTCGAAAGTTACAACTACGATAGTAACCTATAAAATTGAAAGTTTCAATAGTTATTTTCATTATTTTTCAAACAAAGATATAACAAAAAAACTATTCTCCAAGAGAATAGTTTTAATAGATCAACCTGGTAAGCAGTCGCTCAATCTCAGCATCCTGTAACAGTTGGTCCCCGTATTTTTTGGTAATCTGAGTAAGCGCAACGTCATGGTAGAAATAATCGGTCATCGCTTTGACAATCGGTTTGGACATCGTCTTGATAGCACGCCATGAATCATGCTCTACACCGGCAAACAGCAGATATGCATGATCCACAATGAGCAGCTGTGAAGGCTCCGGGGCATCAAGCAATGGAATCAACGAGTATATCCGGGTTAAGGACGTCTCCATTCCTCCAACGGCTAACACTTCAACGTACACGCCCTGCTTTTCCTTCTGCTCCAGCAGTTCACGATATTTTTCCATTCGCTCATTCCATGCCAGAAAAAGAATCGATGATTCCGCTTCCTCAATAAGCTGTTCAATATTCGATGCGATGGATGATTCGTCTTTTAACGTCCAGATATGCTCGTCTGTGAATGTACGTTTGATTTTGTAACGCTTCAGTTCCTCAATATCCTTCTCAAAATCAGCCTTGATCTTATGAATAATGGACTGAAGATCAACAGCCATATATAATTTCTTTTTCCCATCCATCGTGGTCAACACCGTTCCCTTGTCGATCAGCCGATTAAGCACTTCATAGATCTTGGCTTTGGGAACGTTGGAGTAATTAACGATGGATGTGGCATCAAGCGGTTGATCCTGCGCAAATATAGCCTCGTATACTTGACTCTCATATTGTGTAAAACCGAATTTCTGCAACATACTCGGATTGGCATCCCTTCTTGTTATGTCTGGTCTATCTAGTTTAGACGGCTACACTTCCCATGTCCAGTATGTCCCCTACTGACCCAGAAAGGTGAATCCAAATTAAATTCAGCAAAGACTCCAAAATAAAATGACGTTCCAGTGGTGGGGACAAGTTGCCTTCGAAACAGCACTCTACGAATAAATAAAGTCTATTTATTGATTAGCATGTCTATGGTCTAGCACCTTTACATCCTTTTTTCATCTACTATTAAGAACCTTTAATAGAAAAGAGATGATGAGGATGGCTCGTGTTAATGCTGTTCCACAACCGGACCTGGTATTAATCTATTGGTCCAGAAATCCGCTCGTTCCCGGTTCTGCACGCAGAATCCAAAGTGTACGTGTGATTGGCAACACGTCTCCGTGTACATTTACATTGGTCCCGGGTGCACGTCTGATCGATGCCCTGAACTGCTTGCTGGACAATGACATTGGATTCAGAGTGGTATATCGGCACAAAACGTCAGATATCAGTGGAGTATTGTTATTGAAACGCAGATAAATCATAAACCAATAGATACGCAAAACATGGTGACTCCTTCTTGGAGAGCACCATGTTTTTGTTATTGCATTAAACCATTTAATTAAAATAATAATTTAATTCAGAATATCCATAACTAATACATTCACAGAATGAGCTTCCAGGTTAACCACCACTGATGCATCGGACAGGATGATCTCCTGTTCTTGCGGAATCACTTTCTCATCATTTTTCTGATTCACATTCGGAATATGCACCATATCATCTTCTCCTGTAAGCTTGATCAGTCTGGCTGAAGCATCAACCTTCAGGTCCAGAAGGCAAATGCGTGTTGCTTTATCCACTCCATCTGCATTCACCAGTTTCACATACACATGCCGTGCGTCCTTCGTAACGGAGTGGAATACTTCCCGGTTGTAAGCCTCCAGCTTGTAATCCAGAACCTTGCTGGTATGGTAACCATCTGTATAGG
Protein-coding sequences here:
- a CDS encoding DUF3817 domain-containing protein, producing MKTVTGRFRIAGIWEGVSLLLLIFIAMPLKYFADISSAVAVMGMIHGILFPLYLIALVHLAVVKKWKITRWLMGGVAGLLPFGTFVFESYLRKRDWK
- a CDS encoding LacI family DNA-binding transcriptional regulator, coding for MSKFDEIMKRSGYSKATVSRVINHSPHVSDEARQIITDIMKQLNYIPNRNAVSLSTGQTKQIGIVTSTTGEIILTFMNQFIDTAMDFGFQTIIYTSRGDPEIELQAFEDLRSKRVDGLVIIACVNDPRKLKAYCEYGPIVSWQRMGSDEIPSVAMDQAEGYKLALEHLVSRGYTRIANAFGRAESLNTQSRREAYETFMKSRGLPVWIEGYQYSVFSSSDGEEAMRRMAEESELPQAVLCANDYAAIGILSEARRRNIQVPEQLAIVGFDDIELSRVLGITTIHNPIAEQATQAFHQLWAVLGKTALKTEQLTYQLIERETT
- a CDS encoding glycoside hydrolase family 1 protein; its protein translation is MSNSQNQTYPFPENFLWGGAIAANQAEGAYNQGGKGLSTQDVAPKGIMGPITEEPTEDNMKLIGIDLYHRYKEDVKLFAEMGFKVFRTSIAWSRIFPKGDELEPNEEGLQFYDDLFDECHKYGIEPLVTLSHYETPLHLSKEYDGWVNRKMVGFYERYVTAVFNRYKNKVKYWLTFNEINSILEAPFMSGGIYTPKEKLSKQDLYQAIHHEFVASASAVKLCHEIIPTAQIGCMMLSMPTYPLTPNPDDMIKVMEFEHSNYFFGDVHVRGRYPGYMKRYFREHGIEIQMEAGDEDMLLNTVDFISFSYYMSICQTADPEKQIAGEGNLLGGVPNPYLPASEWGWQIDPQGLRYVLNMFYDRYQKPLFIVENGLGAVDELITGADGEKTVEDDYRIQYLNDHLVQVGEALEDGVEIMGYTSWGCIDVVSASSAQLKKRYGYIYVDRHDDGSGTLERYRKKSFHWYKEVISSNGKRLQR
- a CDS encoding sugar O-acetyltransferase, with product MTEKERSQLGLLYNANYDQELIEERLYAKGLCYDYNQLHPGKINEREALIRKLLGKTGDRFLMEQPFVCDYGYNIEIGENFYSNHNIVMLDGGKISFGDNVFIAPNCGFYTAGHPFDVEQRNEGLEIVGPITVGNNVWIGGGVTVLAGVTIGDNTIIGAGSVVTKSIPSGVIAAGNPCRVIRKITEEDKTKYSRDVVM
- a CDS encoding sugar O-acetyltransferase, whose amino-acid sequence is MTTKTEKQKMLDGELYMASDLELSQDREYARKMTRTFNQTTETDGELRIKLLKELLGSTGEHLSMEPNLHVDYGYNIHVGNHFYANFNCTILDVCEVRIGDYCLMGPDVHIYTATHPLHPRERNTGAEYGKPVTIGNNVWIGGRAVINPGVTIGDNVVIASGSVVTKDVPDHMIVGGNPARIIREIEL
- a CDS encoding MFS transporter, which codes for MNKKVYVLAIAAFVVGTVELILGGILDLIATDLHLSLAKAGYLISIFSLVYALSAPILLNMTARYERKKVYMCTLFVFLISNLISAFSTSFYMLMAGRALGAATGSLIFVLSLTLAARIVEPQYKGRAVGTITMGGSASLILGVPLGIFVGNLAGWREVFMLIAILTAVVMVAIWIAMDRVQPIPAVSLKKQLTALWNPKMLAIHATTLLVLAGHLTLYAYFTPFLQETLGASATMVTFIYMMFGIAAVAGGGIGGMLSDRLHPAKAIVIVLIPFIVSMAVIPFSVGLPLIAFLLLLSIWSALSWTVTPVQNSLIIKTSPETAETLISTNSGIAHAGIALGTYIGGLVIDHSSILNTGWVGSVLILLGLVSAIYAISVKEKSVQAVA
- a CDS encoding TrmB family transcriptional regulator translates to MLQKFGFTQYESQVYEAIFAQDQPLDATSIVNYSNVPKAKIYEVLNRLIDKGTVLTTMDGKKKLYMAVDLQSIIHKIKADFEKDIEELKRYKIKRTFTDEHIWTLKDESSIASNIEQLIEEAESSILFLAWNERMEKYRELLEQKEKQGVYVEVLAVGGMETSLTRIYSLIPLLDAPEPSQLLIVDHAYLLFAGVEHDSWRAIKTMSKPIVKAMTDYFYHDVALTQITKKYGDQLLQDAEIERLLTRLIY